Proteins found in one Acanthopagrus latus isolate v.2019 chromosome 3, fAcaLat1.1, whole genome shotgun sequence genomic segment:
- the LOC119017459 gene encoding oocyte zinc finger protein XlCOF28-like isoform X1 — MGQIDEVSERLNAFTSEIVGVIEKTLSDYEAQASRLKEENDRHRCLLDIIVKAKLPETEAQAAKNDASPCASDPTPPPRRHRDPPRHTSGDLQCVFTSQTNFMKFAGDDNCPYCIRSVQASEKHLMKKHFLSAVHFVAEGTEQFVVPCMCKDKIQKGRSHWHCPCCRKILFRKCNFEMHLSKQHRYVLLLQRQDEVQVKPEGVGVDVDHGQCSAINTVSVGSNVQAPIQSTIDSSEEKTEDWKKRCTPSHLKAPSSKRKKRFDVKKSTELPVSQSPTDPHCCKACGKTFLYMHMLRTHVHTHAEDKNSICGICGKRSESRLRLIQHLQNHTRGNKCVCGKQFSNTFRLKKHRRCHRP, encoded by the exons ATGGGTCAGATCGACGAAGTCTCCGAGCGGCTAAACGCTTTTACTTCAGAAATTGTAGGTGTAATTGAAAAGACACTGTCGGATTACGAGGCACAGGCCTCCCGGCTGAAGGAAGAAAACGACCGCCATCGTTGTTTGTTGGACATCATCGTCAAAGCCAAGTTACCGGAGACGGAAG CTCAAGCTGCCAAAAATGATGCCAGCCCCTGTGCATCAGatccaactcctcctcctcgcagGCACAGAGATCCTCCCCGTCATACTTCCGGTG ACCTGCAGTGTGTCTTCACTTCACAGACAAACTTCATGAAGTTCGCAGGCGATGACAACTGTCCCTACTGCATCAGGAGTGTTCAAGCCTCTGAGAAACATCTgatgaaaaagcattttctaTCTGCTGTTCATTTTGTTGCAGAAGGCACAG AGCAGTTTGTTGTTCCGTGTATGTGTAAAGACAAGATCCAGAAGGGCAGAAGTCACTGGCACTGCCCTTGTTGCAGGAAGATCCTGTTTCGGAAATGTAACTTTGAGATGCACCTGTCTAAACAACACC GTTACGTATTACTGCTGCAAAGACAAGATGAAG TGCAAGTGAAGCCCGAAGGTGTTGGAGTGGATGTGGATCATGGCCAATGTTCCGCAATCAACACTGTCTCTGTGGGCAGTAATGTTCAAGCTCCAATCCAATCAACAATCGACAGCTCTGAAGAAAAGACTGAGGACTGGAAGAAGAGATGCACACCTTCACATTTAAAGGCACCCAGTTCAAAGAGGAAAAAGCGCTTCGatgtaaagaaatcaacagAGCTCCCTGTCAGTCAGAGTCCCACAGACCCTCACTGCTGTAAAGCCTGTGGAAAAACTTTCCTCTACATGCACATGCTGAGGacacacgtccacacacacgcagaggaTAAAAACTCTATCTGTGGGATCTGTGGAAAACGTTCAGAGTCCAGACTGAGGTTAATCCAGCATCTTCAAAACCACACAAGGGGAAACAAATGTGTATGTGGCAAACAGTTCTCTAATACATTTCGTCTGAAAAAACATAGAAGATGTCATAGACCTTAG
- the LOC119017459 gene encoding zinc finger and BTB domain-containing protein 49-like isoform X2: MGQIDEVSERLNAFTSEIVGVIEKTLSDYEAQASRLKEENDRHRCLLDIIVKAKLPETEAQAAKNDASPCASDPTPPPRRHRDPPRHTSGDLQCVFTSQTNFMKFAGDDNCPYCIRSVQASEKHLMKKHFLSAVHFVAEGTGYVLLLQRQDEVQVKPEGVGVDVDHGQCSAINTVSVGSNVQAPIQSTIDSSEEKTEDWKKRCTPSHLKAPSSKRKKRFDVKKSTELPVSQSPTDPHCCKACGKTFLYMHMLRTHVHTHAEDKNSICGICGKRSESRLRLIQHLQNHTRGNKCVCGKQFSNTFRLKKHRRCHRP, from the exons ATGGGTCAGATCGACGAAGTCTCCGAGCGGCTAAACGCTTTTACTTCAGAAATTGTAGGTGTAATTGAAAAGACACTGTCGGATTACGAGGCACAGGCCTCCCGGCTGAAGGAAGAAAACGACCGCCATCGTTGTTTGTTGGACATCATCGTCAAAGCCAAGTTACCGGAGACGGAAG CTCAAGCTGCCAAAAATGATGCCAGCCCCTGTGCATCAGatccaactcctcctcctcgcagGCACAGAGATCCTCCCCGTCATACTTCCGGTG ACCTGCAGTGTGTCTTCACTTCACAGACAAACTTCATGAAGTTCGCAGGCGATGACAACTGTCCCTACTGCATCAGGAGTGTTCAAGCCTCTGAGAAACATCTgatgaaaaagcattttctaTCTGCTGTTCATTTTGTTGCAGAAGGCACAG GTTACGTATTACTGCTGCAAAGACAAGATGAAG TGCAAGTGAAGCCCGAAGGTGTTGGAGTGGATGTGGATCATGGCCAATGTTCCGCAATCAACACTGTCTCTGTGGGCAGTAATGTTCAAGCTCCAATCCAATCAACAATCGACAGCTCTGAAGAAAAGACTGAGGACTGGAAGAAGAGATGCACACCTTCACATTTAAAGGCACCCAGTTCAAAGAGGAAAAAGCGCTTCGatgtaaagaaatcaacagAGCTCCCTGTCAGTCAGAGTCCCACAGACCCTCACTGCTGTAAAGCCTGTGGAAAAACTTTCCTCTACATGCACATGCTGAGGacacacgtccacacacacgcagaggaTAAAAACTCTATCTGTGGGATCTGTGGAAAACGTTCAGAGTCCAGACTGAGGTTAATCCAGCATCTTCAAAACCACACAAGGGGAAACAAATGTGTATGTGGCAAACAGTTCTCTAATACATTTCGTCTGAAAAAACATAGAAGATGTCATAGACCTTAG
- the LOC119017046 gene encoding progranulin-like isoform X1, which produces MQKMSRFTLCMVLGVFVWEFASCSITCPDGHVCSDLASCCMTRDGYSCCPYPKAVCCPDLAHCCPSGFSCNLATQMCERENEPWASVPMKETEAAEETSTPVQPVSTVLELENNVVVPDQQKSSVVHCDNYFYCPDYTTCCRHPNQAWFCCPYSPGRCCLDGYHCCPYGYDCDYSYTHCIRRGLRYPFTPKQPLTSVPAAHISTLEDKSSLQEQTPMKAVTEASSSNGEAGVIRCDSKFYCPGGSSCCKRPDGQWSCCPYPLGKCCADGQHCCQYGYTCDPTSLTCRSLAS; this is translated from the exons ATGCAGAAG ATGTCGAGGTTCACTCTGTGCATGGTActgggagtgtttgtgtgggagtTTGCATCCTGCTCTATCACGTGTCCTGACGGCCATGTCTGCTCTGATTTGGCCAGCTGCTGTATGACCAGGGATGGCTATAGCTGCTGTCCATATCCAAAA GCTGTGTGCTGCCCTGACTTGGCCCACTGCTGCCCCTCAGGGTTTAGCTGTAATCTTGCCACCCAGATGTGTGAGAGGGAAAACGAGCCGTGGGCGAGCGTGCCCATGAAGGAAACAGAGGCCGCGGAGGAAACGAGCACTCCCGTTCAACCTGTGTCTACCGTTCTGGAGCTCGAAAACAACGTTGTTGTTCCAGACCAACAAAAGAGTTCAGTAGTTCATTGTGACAACTATTTCTACTGTCCTGATTACACTACCTGTTGCAGACATCCAAATCAGGCCTGGTTCTGTTGCCCATACTCTCCT GGCCGGTGCTGTCTGGATGGCTACCACTGTTGTCCATACGGCTACGACTGTGACTACAGTTACACGCACTGTATAAGGCGAGGCCTGAGATATCCTTTCACCCCCAAACAACCGCTGACCTCAGTCCCTGCAGCTCACATTTCAACTTTAGAGGACAAAAGCAGCTTGCAAGAG cagACACCAATGAAAGCTGTAACAgaagccagcagcagcaacggTGAGGCCGGAGTTATTCGCTGTGATTCCAAGTTTTACTGCCCAGGGGGGTCATCCTGCTGCAAACGACCCGATGgccagtggagctgctgcccCTACCCACTG GGCAAGTGCTGTGCAGACGGTCAGCACTGCTGTCAGTACGGATACACCTGCGATCCCACCTCCTTGACATGCAGAAGTCTCGCCTCTTGA
- the LOC119017046 gene encoding progranulin-like isoform X2 translates to MQKMSRFTLCMVLGVFVWEFASCSITCPDGHVCSDLASCCMTRDGYSCCPYPKAVCCPDLAHCCPSGFSCNLATQMCERENEPWASVPMKETEAAEETSTPVQPVSTVLELENNVVVPDQQKSSVVHCDNYFYCPDYTTCCRHPNQAWFCCPYSPGRCCLDGYHCCPYGYDCDYSYTHCIRRGLRYPFTPKQPLTSVPAAHISTLEDKSSLQETPMKAVTEASSSNGEAGVIRCDSKFYCPGGSSCCKRPDGQWSCCPYPLGKCCADGQHCCQYGYTCDPTSLTCRSLAS, encoded by the exons ATGCAGAAG ATGTCGAGGTTCACTCTGTGCATGGTActgggagtgtttgtgtgggagtTTGCATCCTGCTCTATCACGTGTCCTGACGGCCATGTCTGCTCTGATTTGGCCAGCTGCTGTATGACCAGGGATGGCTATAGCTGCTGTCCATATCCAAAA GCTGTGTGCTGCCCTGACTTGGCCCACTGCTGCCCCTCAGGGTTTAGCTGTAATCTTGCCACCCAGATGTGTGAGAGGGAAAACGAGCCGTGGGCGAGCGTGCCCATGAAGGAAACAGAGGCCGCGGAGGAAACGAGCACTCCCGTTCAACCTGTGTCTACCGTTCTGGAGCTCGAAAACAACGTTGTTGTTCCAGACCAACAAAAGAGTTCAGTAGTTCATTGTGACAACTATTTCTACTGTCCTGATTACACTACCTGTTGCAGACATCCAAATCAGGCCTGGTTCTGTTGCCCATACTCTCCT GGCCGGTGCTGTCTGGATGGCTACCACTGTTGTCCATACGGCTACGACTGTGACTACAGTTACACGCACTGTATAAGGCGAGGCCTGAGATATCCTTTCACCCCCAAACAACCGCTGACCTCAGTCCCTGCAGCTCACATTTCAACTTTAGAGGACAAAAGCAGCTTGCAAGAG ACACCAATGAAAGCTGTAACAgaagccagcagcagcaacggTGAGGCCGGAGTTATTCGCTGTGATTCCAAGTTTTACTGCCCAGGGGGGTCATCCTGCTGCAAACGACCCGATGgccagtggagctgctgcccCTACCCACTG GGCAAGTGCTGTGCAGACGGTCAGCACTGCTGTCAGTACGGATACACCTGCGATCCCACCTCCTTGACATGCAGAAGTCTCGCCTCTTGA
- the fam133b gene encoding protein FAM133 isoform X1, giving the protein MGKRDNRVAYINPIAAARARGPASNSGPTIQDYLSRPRPTWEELKEQLEKKKKGSRALADFEDKMNDKWRKELAKNREKLLGGSDKDKEKDKKTTDKEKEEKKEKKEKKKKEKKKSNRHSSSSSSSSSSDSSSSSSSDSEDEDEKKSVKKKRKRKKSLARRASDSSEEESDAESKKKKKRMKEEGDKDKDERSRKRRKKAERSYKDSSSEYSVDSEGEEMAEAKKKKRSSEEKEKITDKSKKKRKKKHKKHGRRKKKKAASQSDSELD; this is encoded by the exons ATGGGCAAGAGAGACAATCGAGTG GCTTACATCAACCCCATCGCTGCTGCACGAGCCAGAGGACCAGCATCAAATTCTGGACCGACCATACAGGATTATTTAAGCAGACCTCGACCAACATG GGAGGAGTTaaaggagcagctggagaagaagaagaagggttCTCGAGCCCTGGCTGACTTTGAGGACAAAATGAACGAT aaatgGAGGAAAGAACTGGCAAAAAACCGAGAGAAGCTGTTGGGTGGaagtgacaaagacaaagagaaagacaaaaagacaaccgacaaggaaaaagaggagaagaaagagaaaaaggag aaaaaaaagaaagagaagaagaaatccaACAGG cattcttcatcttcctcctcctcatcgaGTTCTgattcctccagcagctcctcctcagatTCTGAAGACGAA GATGAAAAGAagagtgtgaagaaaaaacGGAAGCGAAAGAAGTCGTTGGCCAGGAGAGCATCGGACAGCTCAGAGGAGGAATCTGACGCCGAGAGCAAG aagaaaaagaaaagaatgaagGAAGAAGGGGACAAAGATAAG GATGAACGGAGCcgtaaaagaagaaagaaggcaGAGCGAAGTTATAAAGACTCATCTTCAGAGTACTCTGTGGACtctgagggggaggagatg GCTGAAgccaagaagaaaaagagaagtagtgaggaaaaggagaaaatcacA GACAAAtccaagaagaagaggaaaaagaagcaCAAGAAACAtggcaggagaaagaaaaagaaggcgGCGTCTCAGTCGGACTCGGAGCTCGACTAG
- the fam133b gene encoding protein FAM133 isoform X2 translates to MGKRDNRVAYINPIAAARARGPASNSGPTIQDYLSRPRPTWEELKEQLEKKKKGSRALADFEDKMNDKWRKELAKNREKLLGGSDKDKEKDKKTTDKEKEEKKEKKEKKKKEKKKSNRHSSSSSSSSSSDSSSSSSSDSEDEDEKKSVKKKRKRKKSLARRASDSSEEESDAESKKKKRMKEEGDKDKDERSRKRRKKAERSYKDSSSEYSVDSEGEEMAEAKKKKRSSEEKEKITDKSKKKRKKKHKKHGRRKKKKAASQSDSELD, encoded by the exons ATGGGCAAGAGAGACAATCGAGTG GCTTACATCAACCCCATCGCTGCTGCACGAGCCAGAGGACCAGCATCAAATTCTGGACCGACCATACAGGATTATTTAAGCAGACCTCGACCAACATG GGAGGAGTTaaaggagcagctggagaagaagaagaagggttCTCGAGCCCTGGCTGACTTTGAGGACAAAATGAACGAT aaatgGAGGAAAGAACTGGCAAAAAACCGAGAGAAGCTGTTGGGTGGaagtgacaaagacaaagagaaagacaaaaagacaaccgacaaggaaaaagaggagaagaaagagaaaaaggag aaaaaaaagaaagagaagaagaaatccaACAGG cattcttcatcttcctcctcctcatcgaGTTCTgattcctccagcagctcctcctcagatTCTGAAGACGAA GATGAAAAGAagagtgtgaagaaaaaacGGAAGCGAAAGAAGTCGTTGGCCAGGAGAGCATCGGACAGCTCAGAGGAGGAATCTGACGCCGAGAGCAAG aaaaagaaaagaatgaagGAAGAAGGGGACAAAGATAAG GATGAACGGAGCcgtaaaagaagaaagaaggcaGAGCGAAGTTATAAAGACTCATCTTCAGAGTACTCTGTGGACtctgagggggaggagatg GCTGAAgccaagaagaaaaagagaagtagtgaggaaaaggagaaaatcacA GACAAAtccaagaagaagaggaaaaagaagcaCAAGAAACAtggcaggagaaagaaaaagaaggcgGCGTCTCAGTCGGACTCGGAGCTCGACTAG